A DNA window from Vanessa tameamea isolate UH-Manoa-2023 chromosome 24, ilVanTame1 primary haplotype, whole genome shotgun sequence contains the following coding sequences:
- the LOC113402646 gene encoding serine/threonine-protein phosphatase 2A 55 kDa regulatory subunit B alpha isoform isoform X1, producing the protein MATTTMVVSPLATQPTPKNKRRLFAEARQNSLQKLSVIFDHGHKNGNGGETTWCFSQVKGTLEDDVTEADLISCVEFNHDGELLATGDKGGRVVIFQRDPASKQCVPKKGEYNVYSTFQSHEPEFDYLKSLEIEEKINKIRWLKRKNQAHFLLSTNDKTIKLWKVSERDKRVTGYNTREEGGRPRDPTRVTALRVPTVRPADLMVEASPRRIFANAHTYHINSISLNSDQETYLSADDLRINLWHLEITDQSFNIVDIKPANMEELTEVITAAEFHPTECNLFVYSSSKGTIRLCDMRAAALCDRHAKLFEEPEDPHARSFFSEIISSISDVKLSNSGRYMMSRDYLGLKVWDLRMETKPVETYPVHEYLRSKLCSLYENDCIFDKFECCWSGDDQRLMTGSYNGFFRIFERGGAGAGARRGELTLEASRDAAARPRQPLRARRVAATAKRKKDEISVDCLDFNKKILHTAWHPHESIIAVAATNNLFIFQDKF; encoded by the exons ATGGCGACTACAACTATGGTGGTGTCACCGCTAGCCACGCAGCCGACTCCCAAGAACAAACGGAGACTATTTGCTGAAGCTAGACAGAACAGCTTACAGAAGCTAAGTGTGATATTCGACCATGGACATAAGAACG gcAATGGTGGGGAGACTACATGGTGTTTCAGTCAGGTGAAGGGCACCTTGGAGGACGACGTTACCGAGGCTGATCTTATATCATGTGTCGAGTTTAACCACGATGGCGAGCTGCTGGCCACCGGTGATAAGGGCGGTAGAGTTGTTATATTTCAG aGGGACCCAGCATCAAAACAATGTGTTCCTAAGAAGGGCGAGTATAATGTATACTCGACGTTCCAATCACACGAGCCTGAGTTTGATTACCTCAAATCACTGGAGATTGAGGAGAAGATCAATAAAATTAGATGGCTTAAAAGGAAGAACCAGGCGCACTTCTTATTGTCAACCAATGACAAGACTATTAAGTTATGGAAA GTGTCGGAGCGGGACAAGCGCGTGACGGGCTACAACACGCGCGAGGAGGGCGGGCGGCCGCGCGACCCCACGCGCGTCACGGCGCTGCGCGTGCCCACCGTGCGCCCCGCCGACCTCATGGTGGAGGCCTCGCCCAG ACGGATATTCGCAAACGCACATACATACCACATAAACTCGATCTCGCTGAACTCGGACCAGGAGACGTACCTGTCGGCGGACGATCTACGTATCAACTTGTGGCACCTTGAAATCACCGACCAGAGTTTCAATATCGTCGACATTAAGCCCGCCAATATGGAGGAACTTACCGAG gttATAACAGCGGCAGAGTTCCACCCGACTGAATGCAATCTCTTTGTATATTCTAGTAGTAAGG GTACGATAAGGCTGTGCGACATGCGCGCGGCGGCGCTGTGCGACCGGCACGCGAAGCTGTTCGAGGAGCCGGAGGACCCGCACGCGCGCTCCTTCTTCTCCGAGATCATATCCTCCATCAGTGACGTCAAGCTCAGCAACTCTGGCAG atatATGATGTCTAGAGATTACTTAGGTTTAAAAGTATGGGATCTTAGAATGGAAACGAAGCCTGTAGAAACATATCCA gtaCACGAGTATCTTCGCTCAAAGCTTTGCTCGTTGTACGAGAATGACTGTATCTTTGATAAGTTTGAGTGCTGCTGGAGTGGAGATGACCAGCGGCTTATGACTGGTTCTTATAATGGATTCTTTAG AATATTCGAGCGAGGCGGTGCGGGCGCAGGCGCCCGGCGCGGCGAGCTCACGCTGGAGGCGTCGCGGGACGCGGCCGCGCGGCCCCGCCAGCcgctgcgcgcgcgccgcgtCGCCGCCACCGCCAAGAGGAAGAAG gaTGAAATAAGCGTAGACTGCCTGGACTTCAACAAGAAAATCCTCCACACAGCCTGGCATCCGCACGAGAGTATCATAGCCGTAGCTGCCACGAACAATCTTTTCATATTCCAAGACAAATTCTAG
- the LOC113402646 gene encoding protein phosphatase PP2A 55 kDa regulatory subunit isoform X5, with the protein MAGNGGETTWCFSQVKGTLEDDVTEADLISCVEFNHDGELLATGDKGGRVVIFQRDPASKQCVPKKGEYNVYSTFQSHEPEFDYLKSLEIEEKINKIRWLKRKNQAHFLLSTNDKTIKLWKVSERDKRVTGYNTREEGGRPRDPTRVTALRVPTVRPADLMVEASPRRIFANAHTYHINSISLNSDQETYLSADDLRINLWHLEITDQSFNIVDIKPANMEELTEVITAAEFHPTECNLFVYSSSKGTIRLCDMRAAALCDRHAKLFEEPEDPHARSFFSEIISSISDVKLSNSGRYMMSRDYLGLKVWDLRMETKPVETYPVHEYLRSKLCSLYENDCIFDKFECCWSGDDQRLMTGSYNGFFRIFERGGAGAGARRGELTLEASRDAAARPRQPLRARRVAATAKRKKDEISVDCLDFNKKILHTAWHPHESIIAVAATNNLFIFQDKF; encoded by the exons ATGGCCG gcAATGGTGGGGAGACTACATGGTGTTTCAGTCAGGTGAAGGGCACCTTGGAGGACGACGTTACCGAGGCTGATCTTATATCATGTGTCGAGTTTAACCACGATGGCGAGCTGCTGGCCACCGGTGATAAGGGCGGTAGAGTTGTTATATTTCAG aGGGACCCAGCATCAAAACAATGTGTTCCTAAGAAGGGCGAGTATAATGTATACTCGACGTTCCAATCACACGAGCCTGAGTTTGATTACCTCAAATCACTGGAGATTGAGGAGAAGATCAATAAAATTAGATGGCTTAAAAGGAAGAACCAGGCGCACTTCTTATTGTCAACCAATGACAAGACTATTAAGTTATGGAAA GTGTCGGAGCGGGACAAGCGCGTGACGGGCTACAACACGCGCGAGGAGGGCGGGCGGCCGCGCGACCCCACGCGCGTCACGGCGCTGCGCGTGCCCACCGTGCGCCCCGCCGACCTCATGGTGGAGGCCTCGCCCAG ACGGATATTCGCAAACGCACATACATACCACATAAACTCGATCTCGCTGAACTCGGACCAGGAGACGTACCTGTCGGCGGACGATCTACGTATCAACTTGTGGCACCTTGAAATCACCGACCAGAGTTTCAATATCGTCGACATTAAGCCCGCCAATATGGAGGAACTTACCGAG gttATAACAGCGGCAGAGTTCCACCCGACTGAATGCAATCTCTTTGTATATTCTAGTAGTAAGG GTACGATAAGGCTGTGCGACATGCGCGCGGCGGCGCTGTGCGACCGGCACGCGAAGCTGTTCGAGGAGCCGGAGGACCCGCACGCGCGCTCCTTCTTCTCCGAGATCATATCCTCCATCAGTGACGTCAAGCTCAGCAACTCTGGCAG atatATGATGTCTAGAGATTACTTAGGTTTAAAAGTATGGGATCTTAGAATGGAAACGAAGCCTGTAGAAACATATCCA gtaCACGAGTATCTTCGCTCAAAGCTTTGCTCGTTGTACGAGAATGACTGTATCTTTGATAAGTTTGAGTGCTGCTGGAGTGGAGATGACCAGCGGCTTATGACTGGTTCTTATAATGGATTCTTTAG AATATTCGAGCGAGGCGGTGCGGGCGCAGGCGCCCGGCGCGGCGAGCTCACGCTGGAGGCGTCGCGGGACGCGGCCGCGCGGCCCCGCCAGCcgctgcgcgcgcgccgcgtCGCCGCCACCGCCAAGAGGAAGAAG gaTGAAATAAGCGTAGACTGCCTGGACTTCAACAAGAAAATCCTCCACACAGCCTGGCATCCGCACGAGAGTATCATAGCCGTAGCTGCCACGAACAATCTTTTCATATTCCAAGACAAATTCTAG
- the LOC113402646 gene encoding serine/threonine-protein phosphatase 2A 55 kDa regulatory subunit B alpha isoform isoform X3, giving the protein MFYRSNSDGNGGETTWCFSQVKGTLEDDVTEADLISCVEFNHDGELLATGDKGGRVVIFQRDPASKQCVPKKGEYNVYSTFQSHEPEFDYLKSLEIEEKINKIRWLKRKNQAHFLLSTNDKTIKLWKVSERDKRVTGYNTREEGGRPRDPTRVTALRVPTVRPADLMVEASPRRIFANAHTYHINSISLNSDQETYLSADDLRINLWHLEITDQSFNIVDIKPANMEELTEVITAAEFHPTECNLFVYSSSKGTIRLCDMRAAALCDRHAKLFEEPEDPHARSFFSEIISSISDVKLSNSGRYMMSRDYLGLKVWDLRMETKPVETYPVHEYLRSKLCSLYENDCIFDKFECCWSGDDQRLMTGSYNGFFRIFERGGAGAGARRGELTLEASRDAAARPRQPLRARRVAATAKRKKDEISVDCLDFNKKILHTAWHPHESIIAVAATNNLFIFQDKF; this is encoded by the exons ATGTTTTATCGTTCGAACTCCGACG gcAATGGTGGGGAGACTACATGGTGTTTCAGTCAGGTGAAGGGCACCTTGGAGGACGACGTTACCGAGGCTGATCTTATATCATGTGTCGAGTTTAACCACGATGGCGAGCTGCTGGCCACCGGTGATAAGGGCGGTAGAGTTGTTATATTTCAG aGGGACCCAGCATCAAAACAATGTGTTCCTAAGAAGGGCGAGTATAATGTATACTCGACGTTCCAATCACACGAGCCTGAGTTTGATTACCTCAAATCACTGGAGATTGAGGAGAAGATCAATAAAATTAGATGGCTTAAAAGGAAGAACCAGGCGCACTTCTTATTGTCAACCAATGACAAGACTATTAAGTTATGGAAA GTGTCGGAGCGGGACAAGCGCGTGACGGGCTACAACACGCGCGAGGAGGGCGGGCGGCCGCGCGACCCCACGCGCGTCACGGCGCTGCGCGTGCCCACCGTGCGCCCCGCCGACCTCATGGTGGAGGCCTCGCCCAG ACGGATATTCGCAAACGCACATACATACCACATAAACTCGATCTCGCTGAACTCGGACCAGGAGACGTACCTGTCGGCGGACGATCTACGTATCAACTTGTGGCACCTTGAAATCACCGACCAGAGTTTCAATATCGTCGACATTAAGCCCGCCAATATGGAGGAACTTACCGAG gttATAACAGCGGCAGAGTTCCACCCGACTGAATGCAATCTCTTTGTATATTCTAGTAGTAAGG GTACGATAAGGCTGTGCGACATGCGCGCGGCGGCGCTGTGCGACCGGCACGCGAAGCTGTTCGAGGAGCCGGAGGACCCGCACGCGCGCTCCTTCTTCTCCGAGATCATATCCTCCATCAGTGACGTCAAGCTCAGCAACTCTGGCAG atatATGATGTCTAGAGATTACTTAGGTTTAAAAGTATGGGATCTTAGAATGGAAACGAAGCCTGTAGAAACATATCCA gtaCACGAGTATCTTCGCTCAAAGCTTTGCTCGTTGTACGAGAATGACTGTATCTTTGATAAGTTTGAGTGCTGCTGGAGTGGAGATGACCAGCGGCTTATGACTGGTTCTTATAATGGATTCTTTAG AATATTCGAGCGAGGCGGTGCGGGCGCAGGCGCCCGGCGCGGCGAGCTCACGCTGGAGGCGTCGCGGGACGCGGCCGCGCGGCCCCGCCAGCcgctgcgcgcgcgccgcgtCGCCGCCACCGCCAAGAGGAAGAAG gaTGAAATAAGCGTAGACTGCCTGGACTTCAACAAGAAAATCCTCCACACAGCCTGGCATCCGCACGAGAGTATCATAGCCGTAGCTGCCACGAACAATCTTTTCATATTCCAAGACAAATTCTAG
- the LOC113402646 gene encoding protein phosphatase PP2A 55 kDa regulatory subunit isoform X4 — MRLHTGNGGETTWCFSQVKGTLEDDVTEADLISCVEFNHDGELLATGDKGGRVVIFQRDPASKQCVPKKGEYNVYSTFQSHEPEFDYLKSLEIEEKINKIRWLKRKNQAHFLLSTNDKTIKLWKVSERDKRVTGYNTREEGGRPRDPTRVTALRVPTVRPADLMVEASPRRIFANAHTYHINSISLNSDQETYLSADDLRINLWHLEITDQSFNIVDIKPANMEELTEVITAAEFHPTECNLFVYSSSKGTIRLCDMRAAALCDRHAKLFEEPEDPHARSFFSEIISSISDVKLSNSGRYMMSRDYLGLKVWDLRMETKPVETYPVHEYLRSKLCSLYENDCIFDKFECCWSGDDQRLMTGSYNGFFRIFERGGAGAGARRGELTLEASRDAAARPRQPLRARRVAATAKRKKDEISVDCLDFNKKILHTAWHPHESIIAVAATNNLFIFQDKF; from the exons ATGAGGCTACACACAG gcAATGGTGGGGAGACTACATGGTGTTTCAGTCAGGTGAAGGGCACCTTGGAGGACGACGTTACCGAGGCTGATCTTATATCATGTGTCGAGTTTAACCACGATGGCGAGCTGCTGGCCACCGGTGATAAGGGCGGTAGAGTTGTTATATTTCAG aGGGACCCAGCATCAAAACAATGTGTTCCTAAGAAGGGCGAGTATAATGTATACTCGACGTTCCAATCACACGAGCCTGAGTTTGATTACCTCAAATCACTGGAGATTGAGGAGAAGATCAATAAAATTAGATGGCTTAAAAGGAAGAACCAGGCGCACTTCTTATTGTCAACCAATGACAAGACTATTAAGTTATGGAAA GTGTCGGAGCGGGACAAGCGCGTGACGGGCTACAACACGCGCGAGGAGGGCGGGCGGCCGCGCGACCCCACGCGCGTCACGGCGCTGCGCGTGCCCACCGTGCGCCCCGCCGACCTCATGGTGGAGGCCTCGCCCAG ACGGATATTCGCAAACGCACATACATACCACATAAACTCGATCTCGCTGAACTCGGACCAGGAGACGTACCTGTCGGCGGACGATCTACGTATCAACTTGTGGCACCTTGAAATCACCGACCAGAGTTTCAATATCGTCGACATTAAGCCCGCCAATATGGAGGAACTTACCGAG gttATAACAGCGGCAGAGTTCCACCCGACTGAATGCAATCTCTTTGTATATTCTAGTAGTAAGG GTACGATAAGGCTGTGCGACATGCGCGCGGCGGCGCTGTGCGACCGGCACGCGAAGCTGTTCGAGGAGCCGGAGGACCCGCACGCGCGCTCCTTCTTCTCCGAGATCATATCCTCCATCAGTGACGTCAAGCTCAGCAACTCTGGCAG atatATGATGTCTAGAGATTACTTAGGTTTAAAAGTATGGGATCTTAGAATGGAAACGAAGCCTGTAGAAACATATCCA gtaCACGAGTATCTTCGCTCAAAGCTTTGCTCGTTGTACGAGAATGACTGTATCTTTGATAAGTTTGAGTGCTGCTGGAGTGGAGATGACCAGCGGCTTATGACTGGTTCTTATAATGGATTCTTTAG AATATTCGAGCGAGGCGGTGCGGGCGCAGGCGCCCGGCGCGGCGAGCTCACGCTGGAGGCGTCGCGGGACGCGGCCGCGCGGCCCCGCCAGCcgctgcgcgcgcgccgcgtCGCCGCCACCGCCAAGAGGAAGAAG gaTGAAATAAGCGTAGACTGCCTGGACTTCAACAAGAAAATCCTCCACACAGCCTGGCATCCGCACGAGAGTATCATAGCCGTAGCTGCCACGAACAATCTTTTCATATTCCAAGACAAATTCTAG
- the LOC113402646 gene encoding serine/threonine-protein phosphatase 2A 55 kDa regulatory subunit B alpha isoform isoform X2, translating into MLKKKEPWHSNNRIRVQDNFANWRQQSCRLHWNTTCDCNGGETTWCFSQVKGTLEDDVTEADLISCVEFNHDGELLATGDKGGRVVIFQRDPASKQCVPKKGEYNVYSTFQSHEPEFDYLKSLEIEEKINKIRWLKRKNQAHFLLSTNDKTIKLWKVSERDKRVTGYNTREEGGRPRDPTRVTALRVPTVRPADLMVEASPRRIFANAHTYHINSISLNSDQETYLSADDLRINLWHLEITDQSFNIVDIKPANMEELTEVITAAEFHPTECNLFVYSSSKGTIRLCDMRAAALCDRHAKLFEEPEDPHARSFFSEIISSISDVKLSNSGRYMMSRDYLGLKVWDLRMETKPVETYPVHEYLRSKLCSLYENDCIFDKFECCWSGDDQRLMTGSYNGFFRIFERGGAGAGARRGELTLEASRDAAARPRQPLRARRVAATAKRKKDEISVDCLDFNKKILHTAWHPHESIIAVAATNNLFIFQDKF; encoded by the exons ATGTTAAAAAAGAAGGAGCCTTGGCATTCCAATAACCGAATCAGAGTCCAGGATAATTTTGCTAATTGGAGGCAACAATCGTGTCGCTTGCACTGGAATACAACATGTGATT gcAATGGTGGGGAGACTACATGGTGTTTCAGTCAGGTGAAGGGCACCTTGGAGGACGACGTTACCGAGGCTGATCTTATATCATGTGTCGAGTTTAACCACGATGGCGAGCTGCTGGCCACCGGTGATAAGGGCGGTAGAGTTGTTATATTTCAG aGGGACCCAGCATCAAAACAATGTGTTCCTAAGAAGGGCGAGTATAATGTATACTCGACGTTCCAATCACACGAGCCTGAGTTTGATTACCTCAAATCACTGGAGATTGAGGAGAAGATCAATAAAATTAGATGGCTTAAAAGGAAGAACCAGGCGCACTTCTTATTGTCAACCAATGACAAGACTATTAAGTTATGGAAA GTGTCGGAGCGGGACAAGCGCGTGACGGGCTACAACACGCGCGAGGAGGGCGGGCGGCCGCGCGACCCCACGCGCGTCACGGCGCTGCGCGTGCCCACCGTGCGCCCCGCCGACCTCATGGTGGAGGCCTCGCCCAG ACGGATATTCGCAAACGCACATACATACCACATAAACTCGATCTCGCTGAACTCGGACCAGGAGACGTACCTGTCGGCGGACGATCTACGTATCAACTTGTGGCACCTTGAAATCACCGACCAGAGTTTCAATATCGTCGACATTAAGCCCGCCAATATGGAGGAACTTACCGAG gttATAACAGCGGCAGAGTTCCACCCGACTGAATGCAATCTCTTTGTATATTCTAGTAGTAAGG GTACGATAAGGCTGTGCGACATGCGCGCGGCGGCGCTGTGCGACCGGCACGCGAAGCTGTTCGAGGAGCCGGAGGACCCGCACGCGCGCTCCTTCTTCTCCGAGATCATATCCTCCATCAGTGACGTCAAGCTCAGCAACTCTGGCAG atatATGATGTCTAGAGATTACTTAGGTTTAAAAGTATGGGATCTTAGAATGGAAACGAAGCCTGTAGAAACATATCCA gtaCACGAGTATCTTCGCTCAAAGCTTTGCTCGTTGTACGAGAATGACTGTATCTTTGATAAGTTTGAGTGCTGCTGGAGTGGAGATGACCAGCGGCTTATGACTGGTTCTTATAATGGATTCTTTAG AATATTCGAGCGAGGCGGTGCGGGCGCAGGCGCCCGGCGCGGCGAGCTCACGCTGGAGGCGTCGCGGGACGCGGCCGCGCGGCCCCGCCAGCcgctgcgcgcgcgccgcgtCGCCGCCACCGCCAAGAGGAAGAAG gaTGAAATAAGCGTAGACTGCCTGGACTTCAACAAGAAAATCCTCCACACAGCCTGGCATCCGCACGAGAGTATCATAGCCGTAGCTGCCACGAACAATCTTTTCATATTCCAAGACAAATTCTAG